One stretch of Sporichthyaceae bacterium DNA includes these proteins:
- a CDS encoding thiamine pyrophosphate-binding protein codes for MAHNQTVGDYILARLREWDVAQVFGYAGDGINGLLASWQKAGNNPTFIQVRHEEMAAFAAVGYAKFSGRTGVCVATSGPGAIHLLNGLYDALLDHVPVVAIVGQTNRSAMGGSYQQEVDLLTLFKDVAGAYCQMVTVPEQLPNVLDRAMRIAT; via the coding sequence ATGGCGCACAACCAGACGGTCGGCGACTACATCTTGGCTCGCTTGCGAGAGTGGGACGTCGCTCAGGTGTTCGGCTATGCCGGCGACGGCATCAACGGCTTGTTGGCCTCGTGGCAGAAGGCAGGGAACAACCCGACGTTCATCCAGGTACGCCACGAGGAGATGGCCGCGTTCGCAGCCGTGGGTTACGCAAAGTTCTCCGGGCGCACCGGCGTGTGCGTGGCGACCAGCGGCCCGGGCGCCATCCACCTGCTCAACGGGCTCTATGACGCGCTGCTGGACCACGTGCCGGTGGTCGCCATTGTCGGGCAGACCAACCGCTCCGCGATGGGCGGCAGCTATCAGCAGGAGGTGGACCTGCTCACGTTGTTCAAGGACGTGGCCGGCGCCTACTGCCAGATGGTCACCGTCCCCGAGCAGTTGCCCAACGTGCTCGACCGCGCCATGCGCATCGCCAC